The following nucleotide sequence is from Corylus avellana chromosome ca7, CavTom2PMs-1.0.
CTTTGTACAGAGCCAAGTTACCTAAAGTTTGTGTACAACGCCACCGAACTCCCACCCCAAGACTACTATGATTACATAATTGTTGGAGGCGGCACCGCCGGGTGCCCATTGGCTGCAACACTTTCACGAGCATATAAAGTACTCGTGCTTGAACGAGGGGGAGTCGCCTACGGCAAACCCGATTTGATGAATCACGAAGGTTTCTTGACAACACTCATGGACGCCAATCCATTCGACTCCCCTGCCCAAGCCTTCACATCTGAAGAAGGGGTCTCAAACGCCCGAGGGCGCGTTCTCGGCGGCAGCACTGCGATAAACGCCGGGTTCTACAGCCGAGCCGACCGTGAATTTTATCAGAAATCGGGCGTGGATTGGGATCAAAAAGTAGTGAACAAGTCGTACGAGTGGGTCGAGAGGGCGATTGTGTTCAAGCCGGAGCTCAGGGATTGGCAATTAGCGGTTCGAGATGGGTTATTGGAAGCTGGGGTTGATCCCTTTAACGGGTTTAGGTTGGATCACGTGGAGGGAACCAAGATCGGCGGCTCGATTTTCGATAGTTATGGGAAAAGACACACCGCTGCTGATCTACTGAGCTACGCAAAACCTTCCAATATCAAGGTTTCTGTGTATGCAAGCGTGGAAAGAGTACTCCTGGCTTCATCTTCCCCGCACGCCGGCTCACGGCTATCAGCAGTCGGAGTTGCATATCGCGACAATATGGGGAGATATCACCATGCTTTAGTAGGTAAACATGGGGAGGTGATACTCTCTGCTGGCGCCATTGGAAGCCCGCAGCTGTTGCTGCTGAGTGGCATTGGTCCGCGGCCTTATCTGTCGGCTTGGGGAATTCCGGTGGCTCATCATCTCCCCTCCGTTGGGCAGTTCCTTTACGATAATCCTCGCAATGGTATCTCAATTGTGGCCCCAGTCCCTCTGGAGCAATCACTCATACAGGTGGTTGGCATAACTGAATCAGGGACTTACATCGAAGCAGCTTCCAATGTCATCCCTTTTGCATCCCCTGCTCGCTCTGTTTTCATCCGGACGCCATCCTCGCCTCTGTATCTCCCCGTGGCTACTCTCATGGAGAAGATTATTGGGCCGCTTTCAAGTGGGTCGCTGCGACTGGCTTCAACGGATATCAGGGTGAATCCAATTGTTCGATTCAACTATTTTAACAACCCGGTGGACCTCGAGCGCTGCGTGAATGGCACGCGCAAGATTGGCGATATCCTGAGGAGCCGTTCTTTGGAGAACTTCAAGTTCAGGGACTGGTTTGGCGGTCGCAGTTTTAGGTTCGTGGGGCCTGCGTTGCCCGTTGACCAATCAAACCACCGTGTAATGGAAGATTTCTGCCGCCGCACAGTTAGTACCATATGGCACTACCATGGGGGCTGTGTTGTGGGGAAGGTGGTTGATCGAAATTTCCGGTTGATTGGTATAGATGCACTCCGAGTTGTTGATGGGTCCACGTTTGGTGTGTCGCCGGGGACAAATCCTCAGTCGACTGTATTGATGCTTGGACGGTAAGTTAATGTTTTACATTTAATTACTTCATAGCCATTGATGTTTGTGGAAGAAGAGATTTGACTAATCAGTGGGTTTCTTTTGGCAGATACGTTGGATTGAAGATTCTGAGAGAGCGGATGAGATATAAATCATGACCATTGCTCTTTTGGGCTCCAATAGAGCAATGgtcttttgatttcttttttctttttctcattcaaAATAATATTGTGTGATACGATCAATAAAATTCAGAATAGAATTTGTACAGATTGATTGATTTCACTTGCTCTTGATAACTTCTAAGCTCAATCAATATTGGGTGAAAcacattttcttctttgataACTTTCGACCGGTGAATGAAAAGTCGtgagattgatttgaattaaaaatgtgatgtttttatttctattgTAATTAGTGTTTTTATGTGATACATCAAATATCTATTGAAAGTAGTAAAACAAAGTACAAGACTCTTGAATTAGCTTAATAATGACACTAATTTCACTGCAAACTCATGATTAAAACACTAGACGTGTGCAGAATGAATCTAAATCcaatattgaattaaatttgattttttttttggcttcaaTTAATGAAATTCTAGTTGGTCGATTTCTTTGATGGATTAGATTTAACCACATCCTATAAGTCTTTTAATTTGGGCCGGGCTGGGTTTAGCCCACTTGAGTTTCCATTAGCATTTTAAGCCTGTAATACCTATAAAACATAgataaataacatatataaaacGAAGACTACAAAAATGTACTGATTTCATGCACAAAGCCAACTCTCACCAATAACCCAAGCAGCTCCCAACGCCACCAATTGAACACCAATAAGCTAATAAAAACGTACACTTTCTCCTACACCCAGCAACGCACAGATTTGCAGGGCGGACCTAGGTGCAGCTTTGAGGGGCTGTTGCCCCCCTCCCCACAAATTTTAAAGCTCTCCAATAcccttaaaaacattttttttttccccctaaaatttttttttatagttttgccCCGCAAACCTAGTGTAGTTTCACCCCCTTATGCTTTGGATATTATAGTGGATTCTTCCTACTAAGCCAACTGTCATGTCTATATAAGACACACTACGAGTAATTGGGGAAATGTATAGatttttatatgctttttttttttttttaatttttttttttttatgatattgctctaaaaaaataatgagattaTTTGCACAAAGTaagatcaaagggttgttcatttgaCCTTCATTATTTAAAAGTAGCTCATAAACGAAAGTAAACGTTATAGTCTAATCTTGAAAGATTGCGTGTCAATAGATTGAATTGCACCTAGTAATATATTTCGGGAGGCATGAATCAACTTTTAAGGACAACGTTCTTGCTTAATTCTATAGCATTATAAGATCTTTTCATACTCcatttttcatctcttgtattttatttattttattgttaactttcatattgtaattattttattaatatcaatgagaatttgtgtatcatccaaaattatttccaacaaattttatggaTAAACGGTGGCATCATGAGAAGATGACAttcaaaatgaatattttttttattattattattattttatttttcaaaataaggaGATTCCCAAGCGGCTTCCGAGTATCACATTGACATCATATTTCTTCCCCACTTAAATAATAggttgtctttttatttatttattaatgtggTTTATTTTTCTCATGTAATTCTTCATTGGTAGACGAAATTCATGGGCAAGAGTGAGCTAATAATCTATTATCTACGCCTCATTTCAACTTTACCAAATATATCCCTGGAGGCCACAATAATTTTACCTTATATTTGCATCTCTATTATAACTTTACACCGTAGACTAAATACATATAGCAATTGGACAcgttaaaatataataaaaaatttatattttacccataaaaatttatgtgGCAAAATactatatcattttttttttttttttgtctttttctcttcacaaaaaaataatgtgacatctTATCACTTGAGCTTTTATacgtaaaatataaaatttttattaaatttctaacatttctccaTAGCAATATTAATAttggtataaatatttttctcacAATATTTTGTTTACCTTTTCCGAGATTCGCCGCTCGACTTttgtaatatataaatataaaagcatgcatgttCTTCTTTCTGTTGCATGGGGCATATTGCCGGAGCCATGTCCATAGATTCCATTGGGCAGCATTAAATAATGtctgttctttttatttttatttttatttatttatttcgtggGTGGTAGGCCTAAGTACTAGGTACTTGGTAGCTCTCTACCCTTGCACACGTTTCCGTCCAAGTTCAGTCCTCCATGTAAAGGAGCACGAGTAGTTACTGTTTCACTTTCCTTTCTTGCAAGAAACAAAGTGGGAATCTCTTTCCCCAATATCTTATTTCCTGCTTTTAgcattgtatttttaatttcaacaaataagttttaagttttcttctaatttcaaatatatatattttgtccaattaattaacgaTATGCTAGGTCTGATAAATCAATTAATATCATGTAATTGTGTGTCATATCATGTACCAATTGTATATGCAAATTACAAAATGGCACAGTTCTTTTGAATTACAAATATAtccctaataaaaaataaaaaaattcactttttcaTATTGTCATTTTTCAAACGCACTCTTAAATAAGATTCCTTCCGTTTAAAAATGCTCTTTTAATAAGAAACATCGCAAGATCAAACACACTCCAAAGGGTAGCACCAAAAGCAAACCCTAGTTTGCTTCATTATTACTTGAAATGTGGGTAATTAAATCACTAAGTGAAAATTCGAGCTCAAAAAGCTTAGCTCTAAACCTTAGGTTTCTTCATTGCCTCCTTTGAGAGACTTTTCCACCTCCTCAATGAGTGCCTTTGGGGAAGAGATATGGCTTCCGTCCTCCTCCCCTCTTCCCCTTCTTGTTGGTGTCTTCTCCTGTTATTCCTCTTCACTTCGGTCTTCTCTATTTCTCCTTCTCATCGCATCTCCAATTCTCTTACAGTTGGTTTTCTCCATGTTCTCGATCACTCTTTGCCCACTTGCCACCCTCAATTGCACTACACCTCGATATTGGCATAAATTTCATATTCGGTTTTGATGTAGTACCGGGAGAAAATTCTCTCCTGGGAAATAATTTTCTCCTTTTCCCTGGAAAAGAGAATTTTCTCCCTTTCccaggagaaaataaaaattctctctccttttctcGGGAGAAGAGAATTTTCTCCCTTTGCCAGGAGAAAAGAATTTTCTCCCTTCCCCAggagaaaattttctctcaACCTAGACATTAATTCCGGGTGAAACTTCTCTCAACCGAGACTACTTGTCCCCCGGGCTCAACGACTATTGATCCGGGACAACTTGTTTCCTGAGCATAACACCTGGAATCACAGTTTTGACGTCTGCCAAAATCTGCCAGCACCGAAAGAATAATGTCAGGATAAGGAAGCCCGCAATATTGTCAGAGCCGGGAAGGCCACAAAGTTGAAAGCCACAATTTTTGTCAGAACCAGGAATATGTCAGAACCGTCAATGTCAAGTGCAAGGGAATAATCATAGCCACAAAGCACATGTCAGATCTGCCAACCGAAAAGGGGTCTATTTTAGGCCAATCATGTTAAGGCCGTAATTTTAGGATAGAATAATTTAGATTACTTTATTATGCTTTCTTtaagttagaatatttttattgcttttccttttctataaATCGGAACACATCTGTAACATTTGAAAAACAACTCCAATTTTTATCAATCAAATATATCTGAGAATTCTCTTAATTTTCTCTGCAGAGAACTTATCTGTAACACTCCCAAAATTAGCCTTAACTAATCTGGCAggattactggcaattaccccaattAAGCCAACTTCTGACCaaatgaggaatcgcccctccaagcattatcagagttaatgcataggaaggggAAATAAAATCTGAGAAACTATAAAATTATTACTTGACGAGTTTATTCCTAAAAAATAGACATGGAGTAACTAAGCAGAATTAATGAACAAACCTAGTATCACCAAATAAATCCTTAAAGGAATTCTGTAGTGGCAACCGTATCACCCTTGGGTTCTAAGGCCAGACTTCCTATAAAGGTAATAACAACGtgagtctaaagacttagtaagtaaacctcacaatttaGGTATGACATTAGCCTCATTAAGCGGAAGTAAACGTGCAGTTTGAGTAAGAAATCAAGGATTGGTGTTGCCTCCATTAATACACCATATATTAGGGTTTTGTTTACAGAAGAGTGTGGTGTACTACCAGCGACAATCAcataagtattttaatgcagaaaaaataatgttttataggccataactatcatatatggtctacccgagatattacccattccaAGCAGGGTTGGCACTATCCCGAACGACCTAtaatacaacaccggtgccTCGGATATTATatgctaccgtacataacactagaGGCACGACTgagtccgaccttgggtggcccacatTGCTAATGATGTCCATCCTGTAATGACCGCCcgtaggggtgggcacgggtcggggcaGGGCAGGTATTGGCTTTTTTTCCACCCGCCCCACACCCTATGGGTTTGGGAAATTCCAACCCGTCACccacaaaaaataacaattccCGCGCGAGTTTGGGTATTGCGGGGCGGGTTGAATAGGCGCAGGTTTTGCGGGGCGGGTAGGGTAAGAATCAaagcatcaaaattttctcttccaaCGATTTTCTCAGGAAGCAAATAGAGGATTTTCTTAGCAAGCAAACAGATcaagggaaagaaggagaagaagagaagaaaatcagagggaaagaaagagaagaaaatcaaatagaaaggagaaaaaatttaactaatCGATCACAAGTCACAACTTACCTCATGATTCATGAGAACCTAATAATCTGAGGGAAGAACCATGGTCCATAAttccatctttctctctctctcaccgtaaattcatttctctctttctcttctttatctctctttctcactgaTTCTCCCTCCATTTCACTCTCTCCGACTCCTTCTCAATTTCCTTGTCTTTTCGTCTTCGAGCTCTTTGGATGT
It contains:
- the LOC132187742 gene encoding (R)-mandelonitrile lyase-like yields the protein MARPICFWLQYFALLMSFGAIVSYARPPLQHPQQEPSYLKFVYNATELPPQDYYDYIIVGGGTAGCPLAATLSRAYKVLVLERGGVAYGKPDLMNHEGFLTTLMDANPFDSPAQAFTSEEGVSNARGRVLGGSTAINAGFYSRADREFYQKSGVDWDQKVVNKSYEWVERAIVFKPELRDWQLAVRDGLLEAGVDPFNGFRLDHVEGTKIGGSIFDSYGKRHTAADLLSYAKPSNIKVSVYASVERVLLASSSPHAGSRLSAVGVAYRDNMGRYHHALVGKHGEVILSAGAIGSPQLLLLSGIGPRPYLSAWGIPVAHHLPSVGQFLYDNPRNGISIVAPVPLEQSLIQVVGITESGTYIEAASNVIPFASPARSVFIRTPSSPLYLPVATLMEKIIGPLSSGSLRLASTDIRVNPIVRFNYFNNPVDLERCVNGTRKIGDILRSRSLENFKFRDWFGGRSFRFVGPALPVDQSNHRVMEDFCRRTVSTIWHYHGGCVVGKVVDRNFRLIGIDALRVVDGSTFGVSPGTNPQSTVLMLGRYVGLKILRERMRYKS